One genomic segment of Deinococcus sp. HSC-46F16 includes these proteins:
- a CDS encoding DUF488 family protein has protein sequence MTLPTLWTVGYEGADPDAFLATLEAAGVTLLADTRERAQSRRRGYSKTALAQALADRGIGYRHLQALGTPPPVRKAYKLDHDFRAMEAAYTLHLATQGEALEELGNLAARERVVLLCYEADPAECHRSLIARRLQALGLVGEVVDLDIPGCRPT, from the coding sequence GTGACCCTGCCCACCCTCTGGACGGTCGGCTACGAGGGGGCCGACCCAGACGCCTTTCTCGCCACCCTGGAGGCGGCGGGCGTGACCCTGCTCGCCGACACCCGTGAGCGGGCGCAGAGCCGCCGCCGGGGCTACAGCAAGACCGCACTCGCGCAGGCGCTGGCGGACCGGGGCATCGGCTACCGCCACCTGCAGGCGCTGGGGACGCCGCCCCCGGTGCGCAAGGCGTACAAGCTCGACCACGATTTCCGCGCCATGGAGGCGGCCTACACCCTGCACCTCGCCACCCAGGGGGAGGCGCTGGAGGAGCTGGGCAACCTCGCCGCGCGGGAGCGGGTGGTCCTGCTGTGCTACGAGGCGGACCCCGCCGAGTGTCACCGCTCCCTGATTGCCCGCCGCCTCCAGGCGCTGGGGCTGGTGGGCGAGGTGGTGGACCTCGACATTCCGGGGTGCAGGCCGACGTAG
- a CDS encoding DinB family protein — MTKRSKVFVPAVVTVATVGVAAGAAYVARYRKDDVKELFVAQALERPAARQSYAELAQGLERSGIALFQRAGRAADTQANRAVLTHIIGIERWGQERLRVALGEREFVRDEHHPYKPGAGVSLRELQDLLSQTRSRTVDLARRLNASPPEGGTTVEHNGLGPLTPKGWLRYLAQHADVESRRVRGAKEAKALGE; from the coding sequence ATGACCAAGCGCAGCAAAGTGTTCGTGCCCGCCGTCGTCACCGTGGCGACGGTCGGGGTGGCCGCCGGGGCCGCCTACGTGGCCCGGTACCGCAAGGACGACGTGAAGGAACTGTTCGTGGCGCAGGCGCTGGAGCGCCCCGCCGCCCGCCAGAGCTACGCCGAACTTGCCCAGGGGCTGGAGCGCTCCGGCATCGCCCTCTTCCAGCGGGCGGGCCGCGCCGCCGACACCCAGGCCAACCGGGCCGTGCTGACCCACATCATCGGCATCGAGCGCTGGGGCCAGGAGCGGCTGCGCGTGGCGCTGGGCGAGCGCGAGTTCGTGCGCGACGAGCACCACCCCTACAAGCCCGGCGCGGGCGTCTCGCTGCGCGAGTTGCAGGACCTCCTCTCCCAGACCCGCTCGCGGACGGTGGACCTCGCTCGGCGCCTGAACGCCTCGCCACCCGAGGGGGGCACCACGGTCGAGCACAACGGGCTGGGGCCGCTGACGCCCAAGGGCTGGTTGCGCTACCTGGCCCAGCACGCGGACGTGGAAAGTCGCCGGGTGCGCGGGGCCAAGGAAGCCAAGGCCCTGGGCGAGTGA
- a CDS encoding 5-formyltetrahydrofolate cyclo-ligase, with amino-acid sequence MTLPGAHREAVWTRLMRERACAYPLPPHGHHPNFIGAAQAARSLLSHPEVAGHRALIVGGDRVLYPLRKLALASGLTLYVPHQTREGWYWRLTDPAGAQLRAMPRVGEPRLHPEGAQAAVLACVAVDRAGGRLGKGFGWGARGLGLGVPEYTLAHPLMLAATLPCPPDSRVGLIGMPERVLGASAQTGQQTLD; translated from the coding sequence GTGACCCTGCCCGGTGCCCACCGTGAGGCGGTCTGGACGCGGCTGATGCGCGAGCGGGCCTGCGCGTACCCGCTGCCGCCGCACGGGCACCATCCCAATTTCATCGGGGCCGCCCAGGCGGCGCGGTCGCTGCTCTCGCACCCGGAGGTCGCCGGGCACCGCGCCCTGATCGTGGGCGGGGACCGGGTGCTGTACCCGCTGCGCAAGCTCGCGCTGGCCTCGGGCCTGACCCTCTACGTCCCGCACCAGACGCGGGAAGGGTGGTACTGGCGCCTGACTGACCCGGCCGGGGCGCAGCTCCGGGCCATGCCCCGCGTGGGCGAGCCGAGGCTGCATCCGGAGGGGGCGCAGGCCGCCGTCCTCGCCTGCGTCGCCGTGGACCGCGCGGGTGGGCGGCTGGGCAAGGGCTTCGGCTGGGGGGCACGGGGCCTGGGCCTCGGCGTGCCCGAGTACACGCTGGCGCACCCGCTGATGCTGGCGGCTACCTTGCCCTGCCCGCCGGACTCGCGGGTGGGGCTGATCGGGATGCCGGAAAGGGTGCTGGGTGCTTCGGCGCAGACGGGCCAGCAAACTCTAGACTGA
- a CDS encoding acyltransferase, with the protein MTWLKPVSIDGDAQAAYNEFLRNLESRLADPATDRNVVAREVLAQAMYGREYGHLLADAPLAALNLDARNVTFEAEYYMATDAGQFARVKPLLWLWKNLDLTPVGQNPVLGIPVRRLLAGHIFRRVGRDFKCWQNVEFSVGYNMEVGDNVVVHRHVLLDDIGGIELQDGASVSDYVNIYSHTHSVLDGPDVTLRRTVIGRGARLTYHSTILAGSVVSDDAMLATHALLRGDIPPHGIAMGLPARVTRFKERPRPEAYVVDSRTHPRDAGRKANPQFPDPTPNQTRVPGDGDR; encoded by the coding sequence GTGACGTGGCTGAAGCCGGTGAGCATCGATGGAGACGCGCAGGCCGCGTATAACGAGTTTCTGCGGAATCTGGAATCCAGGCTCGCGGACCCGGCGACCGACCGCAACGTGGTGGCCCGCGAGGTGCTCGCGCAGGCGATGTACGGGCGCGAGTACGGGCACCTGCTCGCGGACGCGCCCCTCGCGGCCCTGAACCTCGACGCGCGGAACGTGACCTTTGAGGCCGAGTACTACATGGCGACCGACGCGGGGCAGTTCGCCCGCGTCAAGCCGCTGCTGTGGCTGTGGAAGAACCTCGACCTCACGCCCGTGGGGCAGAACCCGGTCCTGGGGATTCCGGTCCGCCGCCTTCTGGCCGGGCACATCTTCCGGCGGGTGGGGCGCGACTTCAAATGCTGGCAGAACGTGGAGTTCTCGGTGGGCTACAACATGGAGGTGGGCGACAACGTGGTCGTTCACCGGCACGTCCTGCTCGACGACATCGGCGGGATCGAGTTGCAGGATGGCGCCTCGGTGAGCGACTACGTGAACATCTACAGCCACACGCACTCGGTCCTCGACGGCCCCGACGTGACCCTGCGCAGGACCGTGATCGGGCGCGGCGCACGCCTCACTTACCACTCCACCATCCTGGCGGGCAGCGTGGTCAGCGACGACGCGATGCTCGCCACCCACGCCCTGCTGCGCGGCGATATTCCGCCCCACGGCATCGCGATGGGCCTGCCCGCCCGCGTGACCCGCTTCAAGGAGCGGCCCCGGCCGGAAGCCTACGTGGTGGACTCGCGCACCCATCCGCGCGACGCGGGGCGCAAGGCCAACCCGCAGTTTCCCGACCCCACGCCCAACCAGACCCGCGTGCCGGGAGACGGCGACCGCTAA
- a CDS encoding enoyl-ACP reductase gives MSLTIDLSGKTALVMGVANARSLGWAIAEPLLQAGCRVGFSYQGERLKGELDKLLAGREGVWTQQADATSEDDLTALFARVREEFGHLDYLVHSIAYAPRPAMEGRFIATTPEDWNTALNVSAYTLVSAARHAEELLRPGGSIVSLTYHASQQVVPKYNVMGVAKAALEAATRYLAADLGKADVRVNTISAGAMRTVAARSIPGFSGLYDEAGRRAALGRHATPEEVGKLALFLLSDLGSGVTGQTVYVDAGANIMTMPLE, from the coding sequence ATGAGTCTGACGATTGACCTCTCCGGCAAAACGGCCCTGGTGATGGGCGTGGCGAACGCCCGCAGCCTGGGCTGGGCCATCGCCGAACCCCTCCTCCAGGCCGGGTGCCGCGTGGGCTTTTCCTACCAGGGGGAGCGCCTGAAGGGCGAACTCGACAAGCTGCTCGCGGGCCGCGAAGGCGTGTGGACCCAGCAGGCCGACGCGACCAGTGAGGACGACCTGACGGCGCTGTTCGCCCGCGTCCGCGAGGAATTCGGGCATCTGGACTACCTCGTGCATTCCATCGCCTACGCGCCGCGCCCTGCGATGGAAGGCCGCTTTATCGCCACCACGCCGGAGGACTGGAACACCGCCCTGAATGTCAGCGCCTACACGCTGGTGAGCGCGGCCCGGCACGCCGAGGAACTGCTGCGCCCCGGCGGAAGCATCGTCAGCCTGACCTACCACGCCTCGCAGCAGGTCGTGCCCAAGTACAACGTGATGGGGGTGGCGAAGGCGGCGCTGGAGGCGGCCACCCGCTACCTCGCCGCCGATCTGGGCAAGGCGGACGTGCGCGTCAACACCATCAGCGCCGGGGCGATGCGGACGGTCGCGGCCCGCTCCATCCCCGGCTTCAGCGGCCTGTACGACGAGGCCGGACGCCGCGCCGCCCTGGGCCGCCACGCCACCCCCGAGGAGGTGGGCAAGCTGGCCCTCTTCCTGCTCTCGGACCTGGGCAGCGGCGTGACCGGGCAGACGGTCTATGTGGACGCCGGGGCGAACATCATGACCATGCCGCTGGAGTAG
- the pgeF gene encoding peptidoglycan editing factor PgeF: MRPDTDPLMLLRSPALPLPHAFTTRTGGVSLGAYAGLNLDDREDDPQAVAENRRRVAEALGFAPSRVARLNQIHGTDVREARPGVQDGDALVSTERGLLLAIGTADCYPILLADEAAGVVGAAHAGWRGTLGQIAARTVEAMVERGADPARIRAAVGPGICGERYAVGRDVARQFQDAGLGDFVLAQPGGPHLDLAGANRAVLLAAGLNPEHLWVSGRCSTEGDFYSYRRDAGRTGRMWAVIGLPDFSGSAGVDA; encoded by the coding sequence ATGCGCCCCGATACTGACCCCCTGATGCTCTTGCGTTCCCCCGCCCTCCCGCTGCCCCACGCGTTCACCACGCGGACGGGCGGTGTGTCGCTGGGGGCCTATGCAGGCCTGAACCTCGACGACCGCGAGGATGATCCGCAGGCGGTGGCCGAAAACCGCCGCCGGGTGGCCGAGGCCCTGGGCTTCGCGCCCTCGCGGGTGGCCCGCCTGAACCAGATTCACGGCACCGACGTGCGCGAGGCGCGCCCCGGCGTGCAGGACGGTGACGCGCTGGTCAGCACCGAGCGGGGGCTGCTCCTCGCCATCGGGACCGCCGACTGCTACCCCATCCTCCTCGCGGACGAGGCCGCCGGGGTGGTCGGCGCCGCGCACGCGGGCTGGCGCGGCACGCTGGGCCAGATCGCCGCCCGGACGGTGGAGGCGATGGTGGAGCGGGGGGCTGACCCCGCCCGGATTCGCGCCGCCGTCGGCCCCGGCATCTGCGGCGAGCGGTACGCAGTGGGGAGAGACGTGGCCCGGCAGTTTCAGGACGCCGGGCTGGGTGACTTCGTGCTGGCGCAGCCGGGCGGTCCCCACCTCGACCTCGCCGGGGCGAACCGGGCGGTGCTGCTCGCGGCGGGTCTAAACCCCGAGCACCTCTGGGTCAGCGGGCGTTGCTCGACCGAAGGAGACTTCTATTCTTACCGCCGCGACGCGGGCCGCACCGGGCGGATGTGGGCCGTGATCGGGTTACCGGATTTCTCCGGCTCGGCGGGGGTGGACGCGTGA
- a CDS encoding YqeG family HAD IIIA-type phosphatase — protein MSLLRPRDVLGHVHDITPEFLAARGLRGLLLDLDNTLIPYGSYEERADVMAWAADLRRAGIRLYLLSNATGRRARFWLDKLGFEGVGMAGKPNPRAFRQALGKLGLPPYQVGMVGDQVFTDVLGGNLAGMHTILVHPLADNALPHTRVTRKLERAVLKRYGHDWRA, from the coding sequence GTGAGCCTGCTGCGCCCCCGCGACGTGCTCGGGCACGTTCATGACATCACTCCCGAGTTTCTGGCGGCGCGGGGCCTGCGCGGCCTGCTGCTCGACCTCGACAACACCTTGATTCCCTACGGCAGCTACGAGGAACGGGCCGACGTAATGGCCTGGGCCGCCGACCTGCGCCGGGCGGGGATTCGGCTCTACCTGCTCAGCAACGCGACGGGGAGGCGTGCCCGCTTCTGGCTGGACAAGCTCGGCTTCGAGGGCGTCGGGATGGCGGGCAAACCCAATCCCCGCGCGTTCCGTCAGGCGCTCGGCAAACTTGGCCTCCCGCCCTATCAGGTCGGCATGGTGGGCGATCAGGTCTTCACCGACGTGCTGGGCGGCAATCTCGCGGGAATGCACACCATCCTCGTTCACCCGCTGGCCGACAACGCCCTGCCGCACACCCGCGTGACCCGCAAGCTCGAACGCGCGGTTCTCAAACGCTACGGACACGACTGGCGGGCCTAG